The genomic window GGGTCGAAGCCCGTGCGAGCCGGGGTGTCCGCGTCGCCGGAGTGGGGCCCGGAGCCCGTGACGAGGGTGCCGAGCACGAGGACGACGACAGCCACGGTGCACAGCAGCCAGGTGGTGCGCTCGACCAGGGGATGCAGTAGCGACCGGGTCGGTCCGGCGCTCTGCCGATAGCGCCACAGCAGCCATGCCGAGGTGCCGATGATGGCCATGGAGCAGAGGAAGTGGAAGCCGACGATCCACGGGTTGAGGCCGGTGCGCACCGTGATGCCGCCGACGATCGCCTGCGCCGCGACGCCGCCGAGGACGACCCACGTGCCGAGGATCAGCTCCGGACGGTCACGCGCCCAGCGGTACAGCGCGATGAGCAGCACGAGGGCGGCGATGCCCACGACGCCGGTGAGGGTGCGGTTGCCGAACTCGATGAACTTGTGGATGCCCTCCGCCTGCTCGACGGTGGGCACGTAGGACCCCGGGACGCACTGGGGCCAGGTGGGGCACCCGAGCCCGGAGCCGGTGAGCCGGACGAGGCCGCCGGTCAGGACGATGCCGACCTCGACGACCAGGTTGATCAGGAGCAGGCGGGGCAGCCACGTGCGTGCAGCAGCGGAGTACTCGGACACCCCATTACGGTATGTCGCCCCCCGTCCGGACCGGTCGTCGGGTGCGGTCACTCGCGCCAGCGGAAGGTGCGCATCACGAGCAGGCTCAGGCCGGCGCCCCACACGAGCAGG from Janibacter cremeus includes these protein-coding regions:
- a CDS encoding COX15/CtaA family protein gives rise to the protein MSEYSAAARTWLPRLLLINLVVEVGIVLTGGLVRLTGSGLGCPTWPQCVPGSYVPTVEQAEGIHKFIEFGNRTLTGVVGIAALVLLIALYRWARDRPELILGTWVVLGGVAAQAIVGGITVRTGLNPWIVGFHFLCSMAIIGTSAWLLWRYRQSAGPTRSLLHPLVERTTWLLCTVAVVVLVLGTLVTGSGPHSGDADTPARTGFDPRTISWLHADAVMLFIGLVVAVWLGAKLTERGPGPARAWAVVLAVTLAQGLVGYVQYLTKLPEVLVLAHMFGAAALVVVIARAIVLSRTPGPLPAD